A segment of the Malassezia restricta chromosome V, complete sequence genome:
CGGCAAAAGAACTTGGCGCAGCAGAACATTAAGCAGCGCATGTTTGAGATGTCGAAGCCTGATCCTGTGCTGGCACACCGTTTAAATGAACAAGGACATGCCACATGGGCCAATTCGGAGCTTGCGAAACTGATCCTGTCGAAGACCGAGGTATGGGGTCTCGTTGAGGACCGCCGTGGCCGGCTTCAGACTGTGTCGCCCTTGCCGCGTGAAGAGGATGCTGAGGTCGATACCGTAGTGGAAGAGTTCGGTGGGCCGCGCCGACTCAACTTTGGCCTGGACACGCGCGACCGGCGGACATTATTCCAATCGCTTCCGCGAGTCATGACGACGGATCGTGCCATGGACTTGACAGACTCGGTGCAGGGAGGCTCTGATGCGTTCGCCGTCGATCtgaagcagctcgaggaAGAGCAGGCTCAGAGTGCAGAGACTCTCTCACGCATTCTCGACTTGCGCAATGCAAGTGGTCGGGGTATCCAGGTGGAAAACACACGTCGCATTATTGCTCACTTTGGCCGCTCTACGGAAAGTGGCGGGGCCGACACGGGCTCACCGGAGGTACAAGCGGCTCTTCTGACGTATCGCATTCGTAATCTGGCTGAGCATCTCCAGACGGCACGTCACGATAACAGCAACCGCCGCTCGATGCGGCACATGGTCCATCAGCGTGCCAAGATTCTGCGCTACCTCAAGTCGCGCGATCCTATTCACTACCAAAAGTTCCTGCCCCGTATcggcgtcgaggcgcgcggTGTCGAGGGCGAAATTGTCGTGCCTGGTAAACCCAAGGTCCGGCGTATGTAGTTTCATATCCATCTACGAGGAAGCCATCCCACGTGCCAGTCGCCCAAGACACGGCGCGAGGCAGGGTATATCTGTGCGCTGTCTTGCAAGGCATCGTGCAGTGCATCACATACTTCGGCGGGCAGGACAAGGGGTATGTGCTGTGCCATGtcaggctgcgtcgccCCAGGCTTGTACAGGAGTTTGCAAGCGTCGCATGGCCGCTCCAAAGGGGGTATCGAGAGCGTAATGAGCGGTTGGAACACCCACAGCACCAAGCGTGGCGCGGGCTCTGACGCCTGCATGGCGCAAACGACAAAGcggtgcacggcctgcCGCTCTGTCTGCTCGACAAGATAGTTGCTTAATACCAGACCTAGGAAGCCCAAGTCTgtcggcacatgcgccggcATCACACTGCATTGAAGCCATTGGACGGATGTGGCGTGGTCCCCGGCGTTGACGGGCTCGACCGCCGCACCGAGAACAGCATGACATTGTGTGCATTGTACGGGAAATGCATGCGTCTGCGGTTAGTACATGTCGCATTTCGTGTGACTGCCATATCGACCTTGCCATGCCAGTGTTATCTGAAACGCAGGATATGGGACCCGTAGTATCAGTCAGAATGCCCAGTGGACACCGCTAGACGCCATCCTCGCGGTCAGCGCTAGCCACGGTAGGTAGGCCGATGCCGACTTTTCTGCTGGTCCGTGCATGGCAGGTCGCTGATGATACGTACCTCGGAAAAATTGTCCTGCGCCTCGCCTCGGATACAGACGCCCGATGTTATggacgcgctcgacgtcTTGAGCCACAGACTCGAGACCCACAGTTCATCATCGCGTGGCACGCGGTGCACATCGACATCACGGCGACCCTGCGTCACACTCGCATTCAAGCGCTGGTCACCATGGCACATCCATGCATCCACTAGCTCTTCCCAGTGCTCGGAGGGCAATGCACGTAGATGCGCGCGCGGGGTGAACTGGACGAGCGTTTGTGCACATCGAGCGCACTGCAAAGCATCAATATCCTTCTGGGTGAACTCGTGCCACGGCGAAGAAGGCGGCGGTTGGCACGTACGTCCCATAGGCTGCGTCGGAATCGTAAAGACATAGCCATCACTGAAGGACGCTGCGTAGGACCCAGGCACAACAGGCCACGGCACTTGCACACACACAGGAGGgagcgctgcatgcgcaaACTGCAAGAGCGCCTTGTCGTTTAGCGCCTTGACCGTACATTGGAGCGGCGTATTCGACGAGCACGTGGCtggcgcctgtgccaaCACGGTGACACGATGGATATGGCGCTGAAACTCTAGCGCAACATGTAGCTCACGCAAGTCAGAGTACCTTCGCTGCGTCTTGAGCCCGGTGTCTGTGGCCACAGAGCGTCGCCGCTTCGGTGCCCCCGATGTGGTGGACATGAAgcaagacgcgcgtcgtgcgctcTCCACATCCTAGACAAAACCGCCTTCGCCGTGTTCTTGGGCCTCACGTGCCGCCGCTTCCCAAGCCTCGAGGTCCCACTCTCCGGGCGTCCCGACGGCGTCTTTGGACATGCGCGCATTCCAGATGGATGCCATGGCCTTAATATCGTCGTCTGATGCGGCATGAATCCAGCTCTCCAGGGgcgcgagccatgcgtcCCACACGAGTTGCAGAGCCAGCTCCATGGGCTCGGCGAGGCCTGTACCGGTAGGGGCCAGTGCGAATATAgcgtccatgtcgcgcaACATATGCAGGatgcgtgccttggcatcTGGCAAGTTGAAGAGCTCGTGTGCATCGCTGCAAATACGCTCACACAGCGCCCACGAGCGGTACAGAGGATATGTCAGTGCGCGACGGAACGACCACCGCAGTACATCTTGTACGTCTGTGccgggcggcagcggctcAGAGAAGCATGTCAGTGAACGGCACAGCTTGCAGATAGTCCAAGCCGACTCGGTAGACGCCTCATTGCTCGAAACATGCATCTCATACAGGTACGCAAACACCACCTGCACCAAGCATGCCTGGGCTTGCTCTGTAGGTGGGAGGGGGCCCGCCCAGGCGGGCTGTGTACCTTGTGGCACATCTTTCCGCAATAAAGCAGGCACcacatgcatcgcggcgGCCACATCGCCGTCTACGTCGACATAACTGTCGAGATACATGCCTTCATCCCACTTTTGTATTTCAAGCTCTTccgcgcgcatcgatcgctccgcgagcggcacgaccgTGGGATCCACGATGTCCAGGATCGGAACGCGTCCATTTCTCATCATGTCCGCGTACGCATGCGAAAGAGGCACATACGAAGACATCAAACCGTACGGATGCTCGCTCTGCTGACGCGATGCCTCCTCGAGTTGCGCCATTTCGTTGTCCGACAGAATCTGTGGACGCAGAGCTTCGAGACCAGGAAAGTGTTCGCCATGCACACGCTTTTTTATGTGCACCGTAAACGTTTGCGTCTTTGGATCGTACGTGCCATGAGGCGACGACGTCAAGGCACACGTCTCACTCATGCTTTCTACCGCACAGGGCAAATTCAGCGGCAAATATACGGGGTCCACAAAGCATCCAAACGTTCGCTCCTCAGCTACGATACGCACCTCAGCGACTTTGGCATCCACGCACGAAATGCTTACGTGGACGAACGACGCGTCCTGCTCAACATGGAACGAAGGCGTCACTAGCTGCATGATCGTAGTGGAGGTAGCTTTTCGTCACCATGCTGGACGAAGAGACTCTTCGGTCCATGCTGCCCGGCCGCTTTGGGCAGCAGGGTAAGAATGAGCTTCCAACTGCACAGGAGCCTAACGAAGCAAGTCAAGAAGAAGAGAAGGAGGAAAAAGCCCCTGTACCTGACACTTTGGACGTACTCAAAGAGTACGCAGGATTGCCACTTACTCGTTCCATCCAGCTCAAGGACCATACCAAGTCCGTGTGCGCCCTAGGCATTGACCGCAGTGGTGCGCGCGTGGCCTCGGGATCCACCGACTACGATGTAAAGCTGTGGGACTTTGGTGGTATGGCATCCAATCTGCGTCCTTTCAAGACGTTTGAGCCAGCAGAAAATTACCCCGTCATTCAGTTGGCGTTCGCCCCACAAAGCAAGAACTTGCTGTGCCTGAACGCTGCGCCCCAGCCACGAGTGTACGACTACGACGGCAACGAACTAGCCGTCTATAAAAAAGGTGATGTGTTCATGCGTGATATGCGGCATACTACGGGACATATTAGCGACATCACCTGTGGTATGTGGCACCCACTGGACGACACACATTTCATGACTGGCGGCTCTGACAGCACTATCCGTCTTTGGGACGTGAACCACAAAGCGAGCCAAAAGACTGTGATTGTCTTGCGCTCAAAAAACCGCGGCACCAAGACTCAAGTATCGGCTGCCACTTACACACCCGACGCCCGCGCCATTGTAGCAACAGGCCAAGATGGCGCCATGTACATGTGGGCTACGAACGGAAACTACGCGCGCCCCTCCGCGACCGTGCAGGGTGCTCATACAGCCTCCCAGAGCGCCACGAGTTTGGCCGCCTCCTCTGATGGATACACGCTTGCATCACGAGGAGCCGACGACTCGCTCAAGCTGTGGGATCTGCGTCAGCTGCGCTCGCCTTTGGCTGAGAAGCAGGAGCTTCCGAATGGAAGCGACCACACTGATGTTTTGTTCAGCCCCGACGGACGTCAAGTCATGACCGGCCTCGCGTCTGTGCCAGGCGGCTCGATGCGGACGTCGGACCCTCTGAGTCAATGGGGCCAGTTGGCCGTCTTCACCTCTGACACGCTACATCAGCAGCTTGTATACCCTGTGGCTCAGTCAAGCGTGATTCGTATCGCGTGGCATGCGCGTCTTGACCAGGTCTTTGCATCAACACGCGACGGAAGCGTGCATGTGTTCTACGACGAGCATGCGTCACAACTGGGGGCTCTTCTTTCGGTAAACaagcgcgcacgcacacggACGAATCCCTTCGCGGACGATGGCTCACAAACTGATCCTTATGCTGACGTGCCCATCATTATACCGGAAGAAACGGACCACGACGACTGGCTCGATCCCGTCTACAAGAAGCCGCAGTTCCCACGCAATCCCAAGAATGCTCGCGTGCCTGAGCGGCCGCTTGAAGGCCGTGGCAAGGGTGGTCGGATTGGTCGCTCAGCATTGCAGCCTTTGATGAAGGATCTTGTCGAGAGTGATCTTCGCTCAGAAGACCCGCGCGAAGCACTGCTCAAGTACGCTGATAAGGCGCAGAAGGACCCACGTTGGACGGCAGCGTATGCTAATACGCAACCCAAAGCTATATTTGACGAAGAAAAAGACACCTAGGCGCGCACGTTGGGATGCACACTCTCAGGGTAGGCAATGTGGTTTTGGCTTTGATCCAGATCACCCAGTGCAAGGGCCATCGTACGCACGAGCGAACGATCCTGGTCGGCCGGCACATCGCCGCTCAACTCCCAGAACATGGCACCCAGCATACCCTTGTTTTTTATATACtcggccttggcatgcacTGCCTCGGGCGAGTCGTACGAAATCAACTCGTTGCCGTCATGAGACCAtgatgcgccggcgcgcTTATCGAAATGCTCTTGCGCATTCTGACGCGGAAGATTTTTGTACAGGTACGTGCCACCTTCTGTTTCACTTGCGTGGCGATATGGCTGACCTGGGCCGCCTGTACCGACAAAGCCACGGCCATATGCGGGAATGCCCAGGACCATCTTGTTGAGCGGCACGCCTCTATGTTTGTAGTCATCCACGGCTTTCGACACGGAAATTGCCCCACCATAGAGATTCGCCTGATGATTCGCCACCTGGTCCCAGCTACCACTGAAGTCGTACGCCATCAGATTCCAAAAATCAAGATACTTATCCATATCCTTCAGCTTGAGGATTTGATACTTCTGTGGCGAGCATGGTGCTGCGATCGTCAGAAGGTAGTGAGGATCATTCGGGGTAGCACGCTGACCGTATTCGTCAagggcgcgtcgcagcccTGACAGAAGCTGGACGTACGCTTGCGCTTCCATGTCGGACTGGGGGTACTCCCAGTCAATATCAAGGCCGTCAAAGCCACAGTCTGCCAGGAGCTTGACGGCAGATTCGATGAATGTCTGACGCTTGGCTGCGTCATTCATGCCACAGAAGCTGCCTGAATACGACCAGCCACCAATGGATAGCAGCGTCTTTAGGTGCCTGTGCTGTTTCTTGAGCTGAAGAAACTGGTTCAAATTGCCAAACATAGCCCCATCGTGCTCTTGATCGCCATCGTACTTGATCTGACGATCAGCCCATTCATCTGACAATACTACCTCACCACTGTCTTTGATGTTGGCAAACGCGTACAGAATGTGCGTCAAGTGCTGGACCGGCACATGCTCGGGCTTGTAGCCTTTCTGGTAGATCGACCAATTAGGGAAGTAGGCCACTTGCACCTGCCTGTCCGGCCCGCCGTGGGACGATGTATGGAACACGTTGGCTAGTTTACTGCGTAGATGGAATGGCATGGTGGGAGGAAGACACTTTCAAGTGGCCCAAGCGCACACAACTTGTAAGCCCGGCAGGCCAGCTGACAGATGTGGAGAAGGCTCTATACATAAGTGACACTACGCATCCCAAGGGTTCTCAGCTGCCCACGCAGGCAGATCCGACGAGCGCTTTGGCGACGTCAACAAGACATGATCAGGTGATGTCTCCCATTCTTCGTTCGGGACATGGATAGGCGATGTCGGCTTTAAGCCGCTGTTGAACTGGGCTGCAAGTTGAGCTGCCTCGTCCGCAGCAAGGCCATAGGATGCGTAGGCAGGTGATTCTTCCTCTGGAACGGGTATGTTGGAAGCAACATGCTCAGACTCTTCGTCAGACAGGTGGTGTTCATGTCGATCGTGGTCATGTGCTTCGAGCGCACGTAGAGTTTCCTGATGGCCAACATCATGAGGTTCCTCATGTTGACTCTGTTGATCAGGGATTTTCTCATGATCCTTAGAGGCAGgcgcttcttcctcttTGGCGTCAGAGCCTGCCACATGTTCATTCGAAGGCGAGCGACTGTTCTTGTCATCGCTTTGATGCTCCATGGGAGGGCTGCTTTCTCCTAGCTCGGCGCCGTCATCCGGTATGGGTTTGGGTATGTCTTGAGGCGCGTCTGACCGCGGAGCATGCACCACATCGGTAGGCACTACTGGCATGGATTCGAGACTGGATGTCTGCGGCTTCTTTACTTCGTCCTCCATCGCATCGTACACTAgctgcggcggcggtggaACAGTGTCAGGACTCTTTTCCTTCTTGCCCCAAATAAAGTTCTTGAGACTTTGCGTCGCGGTGGAATGCTGCTTTTGGGGGCTCTCTTTCTCGACCGTACGCTCTGGCACATGATCCAGTGACTCTGGCTCGTCAAAGTAATCAGCAGTCGTCTGAAAGCCAAGCTCACCTAGCAAGAGAGGCGTGAGCGCTCGGTAAGCGAGGTGGCCTGGTACAATATTCGTCACATCAATGTTCTCGATGCCGCATCCAAATTCCACTGGATACAGTCCAGCAATATTGCGCACACCGCCTGATGTGGCACGATGCAAGTACGCTAGAATCCAGTCTGAGCGTGCAAACGCGTTCACAAAGCGGCCAGACACGACGGTTCGCGCCGTCTTCCACTCATTCTCACGCGACGGTACAGGTGCGCCCATCAGGAACACATTTTGTACAATGCCGAATGCTTTCTTGCGAGCCAACTCCAAGAGTGCATAGAAAATCATGCGTGCTCCAAGACTGTACCCTACAAGCGTGATGGGACGGACACCCATTTGCCGGTGGATCAGGACATCCGCCAGAATCAGCCcggctgctcgagcacgtTCCGTGGCATTGGACCAGGGGTTGTCGATGAGGTAGTTGAGCTTCGTGAGCCACAGGGGCCAAGCCAAGGCGCTAAACATGGCACCAGCCACGGTGGCCGCCAAGACTTGCTGCACACCCTGCACCAGCGTCTCGTTCCACAAGATCGACATAGCGTTACCCATTTCTTGCATCATCTGAGGCTCCCACATGATACTAAACACGTCGCCCATGATCGGGTCAATGACGCTGTAGGGTAGTGTCGGGTCATCTTCCGCACCTTTTAGAAAACCCGGCACAGTAATAATACAGTTGACTCGCTTGTGGTAGTGCAGCGGTCGAAATTCAAAGATCTGCACGCTCTTGACTCGTCGCCTCATACCTTTTCCGCCCATCGCGGCGCCACTAATCGTACCTGTGGTCGTGATGATGGCTGCACCGCCCACACCACTGAAAAATGCCGACGTTCCACTAATACCCACGGCACCCAGAGCCGCACCGATACCAGCACCGATCACAGGAGCAAGCAGACCAGCCGACAAGCCAATGACCAGACCACCACCGACGGTGGCGAGGCCCATCATCATGAGGCGCTTGTGTCGAGATGCTGAATCGTGGTGTTGTGTGATGCTCTTGTCGTCCAGTGTCTGCACATCTTCTTCAATTTCTAAAGAATCCGTGATGCGCTTTTCAAACTTTGTCACATCCATCCAAGAGAGACCAATGAGCTCTGCAAGGCGCTCCAGCAACACACGAGAACGGGCATCATACACACTGTCAGCCGTAAGTACCAAGAACAAGTCACAAAGGACCGTCCAGCGCAGGTCCAGCGTGATCGTCTTGTTGGCAGCGTTCACCTCGGTGGTTACGCCATCCAACGTTGTTACAGAAGCGTGAGCGTGAGAAGATGTATGCGGCGCTTTGAGGGACGCTTCAGGGACACGCGTGGCCTCGCCTGACAAGGCACTCGCATGTTCTGTGACTTGAGAGGCAGTATTGGGATCAGTCAGGATGCTGGGAGATTCAGCAGTTTCTGGGGTCGAAGTGGCCGCTTGCTTCACCTTGGGAGTCTGTGGGAGCGCTGGTGGCTTGGGTTGGGAGGCTTCTTGTTTCGCCAGCGCGGGGTCATAGGCGGGATTAGGAATCGTCTGCGTAGCGATCAAGCTGGGTGCCAGATCGGAAGGAAGGATCCCGTGCAGCGATAATGACTCGATCATCGACTGCTCGGCAGGCTCCACGTCTAGATGCTGATACAAACGAATCATGACGCGCAGCCCCCATTCTTTGGCACTCTGAATGGCCGGACGATCATCCTTCGCTCCTAGCTGCTCCAGTTCCTTTACAATCTGGCTGCAGAGGGTGCTGCACAAGCCCACATATGCTAATTTCTGTACATCGGAGAGTAAACGCTTGGTCAAGGCCAGTTGCGAAATGGGGGCGGCGGATGGGTCGTCTGCATCGTCTAAGCGATTCAGGTCTTCTTGGAACAAGTAGTCCGTAGCTGCTTCCAGTTCTGCATCCTCGTCAGCATCATCCAGACGCAGCTTGGTATATCCCACGCCTTCCGAGCCTAGCGCCTGAGAATCGGCCACCTGCTCATCAGGCCGCGTTCGCCAGTCATagccacgcacgtcgtgcacgTCTAGATGTCGACCTGCCGTATTGGAGGTGCCACCCTGTGCCGAAGTGCCACGGCCCCGCATatgcgcgcgtcgctggcgcataAGCTTGGCCTCACGCGCAACGCGCTTACTCTTCGGAGACCGCTCGTTGTCCGATTCGCTGTCGCTATCACTGTTGGTATTGGCTGAGCTGGGACTCCAAGGTCCTACATGCTCTATGGGCATATCCTGCCATTCATCGTCCGAGTCATCAAGCCCACTTGCATTCAGCATGTCGACGGCCCATCGGACACGGCCCCTATTGGACCCGTGGAAGAAGAGCTCCGAGGTCCAAGGGCActgctgcgcgccgagctCCTCACgatatcacgtgacacacCTGGCGAGAggcgagcgacgtgctgaAGAAGCTAGTAGGCGACTACGTCTTGGATGCGTGTGGACGCGAAGGAGGTATGCAGTCGTGCGCTAATCGCAGTTTGTTGTGCGCCTAGAAGAGCTCTTTGCTCGAACAAAGGATGCGCGCTCCGTGCACATCAGCTCAAAGAAACGTATGTCGAGGATCGCTAACGCGTCAGAGCCATACGAGGACGGGTCCGTGACCCATGCCATACTGTTCCGCGTCACAGACGGCGGCAGCAAAGAACGCGCCAAGTTCAGCACCCTCGTACGTTTGCCTTGAGACTCATGCATTAGGTGCCCCCCAGCGACATACTTGCGTTCCAAGATACCTACCTCACAACTCTGCGCACGCATCTGGCAGAGAACCTCAAGAAGCGCGACAAGGCCAAAGAGCGCCGCGTTGACAAGACCctggctgcgtcgcgcaAGAAGCTGGAAGAGAATGATGGCAAGGTGAAAATTCTTGGTGCCAGTACGTATGCGCTATCATCGCTCACATCGTCACAGAGCGTGGTAAAGGTCGGAGACAGCGCATGCGGGCCcttcgtcgtgcgcggATACTACGACAGGCTCGTGCTCAGGCGCAGCATCCGCCGTCTGCCACCCAAGCCTAGAGCGGCCAGGTGCGCTCATTGCGCCTCGCATGACATAATcacacggcgctggtcgATTCATTTCTGATAGGGCCTCTGGCCGATTCGGGGTGCGTGCACCCAAATATGCGGTGACAACGTGCCGACCGAGCGAAATTCCAGCACGAGCCAGCTTCCCAACCCAGCTTCCAGCCACCGTATGAACCTGCTGCCTGAGCTGGGACCTGTTGGCCGGCTCGTGATTGTAACTTTATCATGTATTCTGCAAATTGTAGCTGTGAGTGGCATGGGCTATATTATGGCCCGGGTGGGCGTGCTTGACCGACGCATGCAAAGTAAGCTCAATAAGCTCAATGTGTCTGTGCTCACGCCCGCGTTGCTCTTCGGCAAAATTGCGTTCTATCTCACGCCCCAGCGTCTCACGGAGCTTGCGATTGTGCCGGCTGGCTTTTTGTGTGTGTCTGTGATATCTGCCCTGGCGGCCGCGCTCACGTCGCGCTTGCTTCGTGTCCTTCCAGGGCAGCGCAACTTTGTGATGGCCTGCTCTATCACGCCCAACTCGAATACGCTACCTGTGGCCCTTATTTCCTCGCTTGTATATTCGGTGCCGGAGTTGCACTGGGTCGAGAATGGCCAAGACTCGGATCAGCCCGAGCTCATGTTTGGTCGGGCCCTGACATACCTCGTCATGTTTTCTACGCTCGGCACGGTGCAGCGATGGAGTATCGCTGCCAAACTCTTGGAGGGCGTGAAGGGCATATCCAATTTTTACTACGGATCCGACCATCCGAGCCGCTCCGGATTTCGCGATGACGTCACGGACCCCCTCATTGACGAGCATCATCGTTCACAGTTTGCCGACCGCAACTCGATTCTACTCCATGCCCCTGCCACCAGCTCGCCACTTCGGTCTgagctgctggccgacgAGGCTCAAGAGGCGGATACGCCGTCTGTGCCTGCCCCTCCTTCGCATGGGTGGGCGTACGCAGTGACCAGGCCCATGATCCGCTTTTGGCACGCGTTCCTGAATTTCATGACTGTGCCGCTATGGGCAGCATTGCTGAGCTTTATCATTGTTCTTTTACCGAAAGTCCAAAATTTTGTCAAGTCCGTCGACCCGTTTGTTGATGCGGTTGAGCAGCTAGGACAATGCAGTGTGCCCATGTCGATTCTCGTTCTGGGCTCCTATTTCCACGACTCGGACGAGGATGAGTCCAACGTGACAAACCACGGCTCGATGATGTCTGCGAGAGAAGACGCCCCTGATGCACACGAGCATGCGGCTGAGGCCGCGTGGGAAAAGCGGATGACTTGGCGCACCATCGTCGCTGCAAGTGCGAGTCGCATGATTGTGACGCCGCTCCTCATGCTGCCTCTCGTCGCATACGTGTGCTTGACCAACGATACGGAGGTGGTCGGTGATCCTGTCTTTATTGCATGTGCATGCCTGGTGATCGGCTCCCCACCTGCTCTTACGCTGGCCCAGATCTCGAGGCAGCGTGGCGATCCCTCCAGCAACCTCGAAGCACTCATTAGTGGTACCATCTTTGTGTCTTACATCTTCCTCACGGGCCCTGTGACTGTGCTGCTAGTGTTTTTCGCGCTATACATCGACAAAATGCAGGCCCTGTTCCTATAGCTTGAATCCCCTATGCATGTGTCTGCCATTTGTGGATCAGGGCACTCACGCCCGTAAAAGCCTGCTCCGGTTCGGTGTCGAGAGGCGAAGTATCTGGCTCCGGCTTCGGCACAGGAAACGCCCGTTGCCTAGTGGCTGGATAAGTGGGCGCTTCGCGAGTCACAGGCTTGGTAagacgcacgccgccgtcgcgtTGCTGAGCGAGCATGGTACTAACACGGGCTGCTGCGTCTGATGTGGCCACATTCGCATTCGTTCCTGCAAGCATAAT
Coding sequences within it:
- a CDS encoding auxin efflux carrier codes for the protein MNLLPELGPVGRLVIVTLSCILQIVAVSGMGYIMARVGVLDRRMQSKLNKLNVSVLTPALLFGKIAFYLTPQRLTELAIVPAGFLCVSVISALAAALTSRLLRVLPGQRNFVMACSITPNSNTLPVALISSLVYSVPELHWVENGQDSDQPELMFGRALTYLVMFSTLGTVQRWSIAAKLLEGVKGISNFYYGSDHPSRSGFRDDVTDPLIDEHHRSQFADRNSILLHAPATSSPLRSELLADEAQEADTPSVPAPPSHGWAYAVTRPMIRFWHAFLNFMTVPLWAALLSFIIVLLPKVQNFVKSVDPFVDAVEQLGQCSVPMSILVLGSYFHDSDEDESNVTNHGSMMSAREDAPDAHEHAAEAAWEKRMTWRTIVAASASRMIVTPLLMLPLVAYVCLTNDTEVVGDPVFIACACLVIGSPPALTLAQISRQRGDPSSNLEALISGTIFVSYIFLTGPVTVLLVFFALYIDKMQALFL